The nucleotide window TTTTCATCTAATTGGGACATTATGTTAGACTATGCttgtattaaataaaatgacaaTGCTCATACTGATagatatatgtaaatatgaaaaggaaaaacatattATCTACTGAAAGATCATGTTTTCCttcattaattaaataaatggagtaaatattttatgtaaaatgatctacaattttgtaattatttttaatccATTATAATATGCAGTTATAACGACATAAAataggattttttttatttggaaCTAAAttaactaaaaaaataataacccTTAAGAAAAACCAAACATCATTCAAGTATGGGCATAAAACTCTTCAGGGTTATAAATGAATTTACTGtgtattttgttaattatgagaaataaaatgaattatttataatttaaatatgcatatactatacagaattttatattaaaacatttagagaacatttttaaaatagtaagatttttttttatacctaTATGAATCGTTCCcaacataaaattaattaatatttcttGCTAACAGTTTTTACATCGCTTTCtaattttcaatttatgctaattatatttattctattcggtaaaaatttgtataatcaaaatatgtaattttttttttcttttccttagTTTAAATTGCTGAATAAAATCGTccgaagaacaaaaaatgtaagaaaatagaaaggaaataaaacgaTTTAGGAAATACGatgaaatgaataaataacattttacaaaaaaaaattattgcaaaACATTACAATAATTTACGATAATGGGTCCTATTTGGAACATAGACTGactatattttacaatttctatatatttaatgttccattttttcttaatatagcatcaataataattcattatcCCTGCAAATACATCAAAGGGTccttatttaatttataaacgTTTTAATATTAGTATGTATTTGTAATTTCTATGTTGAAAGGAAggttatatgataattttttacattaaaaattttgcaaattttttcaaagttatatatttaatactagcacaaaaagggattatttttttttataacatatgtCAATATGGTAATGTGCTTAACTGAAAAGGAATTGACCTTGCCAAATATACTGTAAATTATTCCctaaaaatgttacattGTAACCTATTTCAATTGTCTATTTTCGGGCagcttaattatttttattttgtttttgttccttaTAAACATTAGAACTTTGTATAGacttaaattatttaaaacagGAACATATCAGAATAATTCTTGCGCAATATTCCACTTTCATTTTGTAATTGAGCTTCTTAAATCATCCTGCATAGTGTAGTAgtgcatatacataattgctatattttattctatttacattgaaaattttgtctACTGTATAACATaatctgaaaaaaaattaaaagtatCACAATTGTCGatgtttatataaagaaaaattttcttctcctgTCAAATTAAACcctgaaagaaaaaagattagtatatgtttttaattaaataatgaacaacaaaatttttgtttaaacagatatttatggaaaatatgtttatgtgCTGAGGTAACAATGGTCATTCACTTATTTCCACTTTTGAAATAcgctgtatttttttttattttatgaagagttttttttattcggcACAACTAGCACTGGGGTATtataagataaaatatttattttttttaacgctgaaaaataattcgatgataaaataatttttactaatAATTTACCTAAATCGTGAATTAGTATTATATTTCTAATTAATGCGTGGATGATCACGTCctaagtaataaaaatttacttgTTCTTTTGAGGATACGATGGCTAATTAtcttttatgatatattttttctggagataattttttaatacaaatgGTAGTAGTAAAACATACAAGGACTGTCTTTTTTTCGACCATTCTGCATTACATAATTGCAAAGAATTGCTACTACTATTCTATTGTCATTCCTATTTTATCGGTATTCCCACTGACATCGTAAAACTATTTCGTAGATGtctttgacaaaaaaaaaaaaaagcatttaaGAGGAGTACTTTCTTGCTTTAAGTTATATTTGTGTcacaaataattacaaattataaaaatggtatTATTTGTGCACATGTAAAAAACTATGTTAGCTCCAATTCTAAATTtaactaataaaaaaaaaagaaaagggaaaaagaaaaaacatatatatattcattttataagtATAAGCTAAATGAAAAGCTAATGATCAAACGTTTTTATAAGGAATAtttcaaaagaaaaattacttaaaaagaaaaaatatctaTGTAGcgcaaaataataaatgcaatTCGGAACAATACAAATTAATCACCTGAACAAatcaaaacaaaaaattcatttttataacacgATATGTGTTAAAtggttaaaaatattgtgtCCTCCTCACCTTTATATTACAGTAAATGCAGTTCTAAAATCAAATGTTATAGGAATGCTCAGAATATTATGATGAACGGAATAGCAAGTGGTTTTCTACTTGTAGCACCACCAATCGAGAGTTTAAACACGTCCATATTTCATGTAGATCCTTCATTTCTTATAAATCCTTGTTTATAGAGAATTTCTCAACATCTAGTGTATCCACAAATGGGTGCATAAAAAACGTGGTTATAATGAGTTTCAATTTAGAAAGTAATATAATTGTGCCACATCTGCACAGGCACTGTTTTTTCGTGTTATTCATATGGGAAGCATGGCGCTTACACGAAcaacatgtaaaaattttactattCATTTCGGTTATAGtcccttttgcatttctGCACAATTCGGTGCCTTAATTTtgtgattctttttttatttgcttcttcatctAAGAAACAAAACATGTATTTCCTTCAAACACCTTGATATATAGAACAAATGCGAAAGGAACCTTTTCCAATGAGGCATTGATTTTacaatataaacatattttataaagcTTTAACTTCTTTGCTTTTAATATGctatatttccttttaatatAGCTATGTAATGCGCAGcagaacagaaaaatgggaattttTAGTAcagggaaaatatataaggaatgaaatacttttttttaaattatacacaCAGTCTTTTTGACagcaaatgaaaataatattttatgagaAGCTTTATCTAATTCTTAATAAGTTAATCTGCCTTAATGGTGATTAAATCAACAGCttaaaaatagaagaaaacATATGCTCTGAATCTTAAGTGTATATCAATATGAGTAAGACAAAACGAAcaataaacaaaaaggaataataaaTGTGTATGTTAGTTAGTACGTGTAAATGTTATAGGAAACGTCAAGGatttagtatatatatacttttaaaattataaatggattattatatatgcatgcaaCAAATGTGaacaaatattataaagcaacaatgtaaaaatttatattttaaaaaatatagttaAATACTATGGAGAATATAAATGTAGAATCCataaaataagaaattataaaaatttaacatggtaaaaaagaatgaaataaaaaatataaatgaaaacaacaataataaaattatataaatatcttTTGTTTCACCAAACAtattaagtaaaaattaaatatttttttaaaaagatattatataaaattttaaataatgattAAAGTATCCTTCatatacttaaaaaagcAATAACATGTGCGTTAGACGATAAATACAGTTAACGCAACAGTATCATTGATTAATTCAAGTATTAACTggttatatatgcatatatagcattttttatataatataaacataaaaaaagaaaaaaaagtaaataaataaaagcaagaagaaaaaaaaaagaacctcTCAAAttgtgttcttttttatagttataaaaattaacaatttaaGTAAATGTTTATTATAATGAATGGCCTACTCAAtaagaaatacaaaataatatcaAAACAAATTGTtctaacaaaaaatgaaaaagtaatactttttacatttatattaacagtactatatatttatttttactatgcataaatatattaatctaATGCATTCAAATTATTGTGTTCAGGGAGTTCACAAATAATACTCTTTTGGTATaagttttctttattttttaattataacacCATGTTTTTTGAAAGTGTTGTGAATTTTTCTTATCTtaataaattcttttaaatagTAGTACATCAAATTCAAGAGTATTTCACCGGTAATAAAAGACATTACAGTCATTGGAGCGGCTATAGTTGTTGCCGTAAGTGCCAacagtaaaaatattgaaaaaattgtagatTGTGTCATAATTGGCAAGAATACTTTGtaccttttaaaataataagcaagtttttcttttctaccTCGAAGTTCCAAAAATTCACGTTCCGCAGTATGCTTCCTTCCTTTTAGGTAACGCATAAATTCCAATTGAAATTGtacatccattttgttaagcATATTTGtcagtttttcttttaagcCTCTCTTTACTTTGCTATAATCGTAGTATTCCATCATGTACTGAGGAACCTTGCCATTTGGTGGTGGGGGGAgttttactatatttttattatttacttcGGGCTTCTTCTGTACTGCttgattattattattatttggtggttttttatattcagtACTTCCTTCTCTATAATCGGTATTGTCTTCTCTTCTATAGTAACCATCCTCTGGTTCTTTTAGAAAATTATCATCTTGATCTTCATCAGAATCATTTTTTGATCTTCTAtgaatttttccatttgctaATTTatcgtttctttttccagGATGTTCACCATGTTTCAATTTGGACGGAGCTTTATCAGGTCTGCCATGAAACCTCGGATCTTGCATTTGTTCCCGAGCATTAGGtttattcttcattttatttagaGATACACTTTCATAAAGATCCTCATCTTTTAACATATTAcgttttctttcttttaaatttacatttCTTTCATGTCTAAAATGTTCGGGTCTTGCATTTAATAACCTACTAATCCTTACATCTACATTGTTATCTAGGTTTATTCTGTTCTCCCATGATTCCCCCAAATTGGCCGACTGCACGAAGGACAAAGACAAACGTTAcataaaatgtttaaaacaaaatttatttgtttacttatttttacattaataaaaccaaagatgtttttaaaatagccGTATGAAATGGGCAGAAGAGTATCTAAAGTATTAatctataaataattattgtaCCCCATAAGAGTTGGGAGATAACCATACCAAGGCGCTAAATGTaagaattttaattaaagaaAACCCGAATATTTCTTTCATCAATTACTACTTTAgatttatcatatattattttatatagaATGAGAAATatctttattatattatcaaTGCAGAAAAAAGTTTCTTCTATGCctgctcaattttttttaaatatattaataatattttccttaCTAAAACTAAAacatgataaataaatataaattaaatttatatttaccacaatttttaataaaatttaaataaaaaaaaggaaaaaaaaaagaaaaaaataaataacaaaataaataacaaaataaataacaaaataaataacaaaatcgcattaaaaaaatatttcatgtaaattcatataaaaatataaaatcccaaaaaaattaaaaaaacattagcATTACTAATCGTAAAATATttagaatataaaaaaaaataatatttttctataaggattaaattttaaacaaatttacgcattgtatattttttctgggaaaaaaaaataaaaataataaatttcgACAATTCTACAAAATTTTCAACggaccattttaaaaaaaaaaatatatataaaatgtagatAAATTTACgttcataataataaagaCCGTATAATTATGAGAATTATAGGGTAAAGGATTTCCATAGCTGACAtgtaatacttttttttatttaataaagcaatttttttttataatattgtcTGTCGTAATTTAACAACATAATTTTAACTataaacaataattttttaattatcagaaaaagtaaaatagcgattaatttttttccaattatataaattataaaatgttatatatattgttatattatatataatatatttttttatgcgatccttgtttttccattaaccgtaaatttttaaaataatattttcaattactAATCAAATGTATAAGCCCCTGcagtatttttatatattttaaaaaaaactaaagtacataaatgtattatatatttttttacgcaacAATTGTAGAaatcgttatttttttctaattggaaatatattttattatcgcCAAATAGAatggttgaaaaaaaatctgcaaaTTCATTAttacgcgttttttttttctaagaataaatgttttatatgtatattatttgtaaatatttttataaaatgtactgcaaactaaatatataaaataatatgcagaaaaaaaagttaaaattagatcagaaaaaggaaacaatTTCCCGTTGCAACaattttcgtaattttcaataaggaaaaaattaaaaaaatgtatgtataatGGAAAGACATGATATTTAaagataacaaaaaaattttaattttttaagacTTTTTACTCATAATTTCTGGGCAatcaattttgtcatttataaaatatgcgaTCAACTGAACCccaattcctttttttttttttttcctgcatatgatatataataaatgcatCATATGAAAAAGCTGCTGtccaatttttaaatgtaaaagtaCTATAAATTAGTAGGtgatatatgaaaaattcccaaaataacagaaatattttttacatcgaaatgtctttttttttactatttctTATGGCGCATTCTTgacaattataaaaatgtaataaacaaaaaaatataccatttttattatctaaaaattaacatataaattgTTGTCTAAAAGTAGCGTAAATTTCTCccaaaacaacaaaaaattatggcgttcaaaaaatatgaaaaaaaatccttttacaagtacaattaaaaaaaaagcgtttaTGTCCAATTTGCATCTTTAACCTTTACGCTGTTTAACTGTTGTATGTTCCTTCTTATGGAGAAAGCGCGAaggttaaaataaaacattagTATAGTCTTAAATCCTCGGGAAACATTTGCAACATTTCTAAATTGGttcaaaatagaaaatttaaaaggtgGCAACTTAAAATTTGTTGATGATTATGTGTGTGGAACAAATATAAGAGCACATGGTTTTATGGGTTCTTGCgcatatgataaaaatggaatttttaaattgatgTAAGTTATAAGTTATTgttttttcatcatataacTAATCCAATGTATTGATATATTTAAGGGCATagcaaataatttataatcctattaaaaatgattatttctttgaatatttttattttgctctttacttttttgtaaaataaaagaagggtatgtcgtttttttgccttttgaGCTTTTCT belongs to Plasmodium vivax chromosome 6, whole genome shotgun sequence and includes:
- a CDS encoding variable surface protein Vir12-related (encoded by transcript PVX_004539A), yielding MKEIFGFSLIKILTFSALVWLSPNSYGSANLGESWENRINLDNNVDVRISRLLNARPEHFRHERNVNLKERKRNMLKDEDLYESVSLNKMKNKPNAREQMQDPRFHGRPDKAPSKLKHGEHPGKRNDKLANGKIHRRSKNDSDEDQDDNFLKEPEDGYYRREDNTDYREGSTEYKKPPNNNNNQAVQKKPEVNNKNIVKLPPPPNGKVPQYMMEYYDYSKVKRGLKEKLTNMLNKMDVQFQLEFMRYLKGRKHTAEREFLELRGRKEKLAYYFKRYKVFLPIMTQSTIFSIFLLLALTATTIAAPMTVMSFITGEILLNLMYYYLKEFIKIRKIHNTFKKHGVIIKK